Proteins encoded in a region of the Thermus thermamylovorans genome:
- a CDS encoding YbjQ family protein, which produces MGPVEILLTTLDEVPGHRVVQVLGVVKGSAVRAKHLGKDLLAGLRTLVGGEIPEYAEMLREAREEAERRLLEEARRLGAHAVLGVRYATAGVMAGAAEILAYGTAVRLEALRERP; this is translated from the coding sequence GAGATCCTGCTCACCACCTTGGACGAGGTGCCCGGCCACCGGGTGGTCCAGGTGCTGGGGGTGGTCAAGGGCAGCGCGGTGCGGGCCAAGCACCTGGGTAAGGACCTCCTGGCGGGCCTCCGAACCCTGGTGGGAGGGGAGATCCCCGAGTACGCGGAGATGCTGAGGGAAGCCCGGGAGGAGGCGGAAAGGCGGCTGCTGGAGGAGGCCCGGCGGCTTGGGGCCCACGCCGTGCTGGGGGTGCGCTACGCCACCGCGGGGGTCATGGCGGGGGCGGCGGAGATCCTGGCCTACGGCACCGCCGTGCGCCTAGAAGCCCTGAGGGAGCGCCCCTAG
- a CDS encoding MazG family protein produces the protein MGGMERLLEVMRRLRGPGGCPWDRAQTHESLVPYLLEEASEAADALLRGNPAEMAEELGDVLLQVAFHSVIAEEEGRFTYGDVERRIVEKLIRRHPHVFGGAKADTPEEVKGRWEALKAEEGKREAPCGLPKTLPTLLRAYELQKKGVEKGSEAGLRAALERGDLEEALWQLVGLFAERGLDPESALRRRSLRACREG, from the coding sequence ATAGGGGGCATGGAACGGCTGCTTGAGGTGATGCGCCGCCTGCGGGGCCCTGGAGGGTGCCCTTGGGACCGGGCCCAGACCCACGAGAGCCTGGTGCCCTACCTCCTGGAGGAAGCCTCCGAGGCCGCGGACGCCCTCCTCCGGGGAAACCCGGCGGAGATGGCCGAGGAGCTGGGGGACGTGCTCCTGCAGGTGGCCTTCCACAGCGTCATCGCCGAGGAGGAGGGGCGTTTCACCTACGGGGACGTGGAGCGCCGCATCGTGGAGAAGCTCATCCGCCGCCACCCCCACGTGTTCGGCGGGGCCAAGGCGGACACCCCGGAGGAGGTGAAGGGGCGCTGGGAGGCCCTGAAGGCGGAGGAAGGGAAAAGGGAAGCCCCTTGCGGCCTGCCCAAAACCCTCCCCACCCTCCTCCGGGCCTACGAGCTGCAGAAGAAGGGGGTGGAAAAGGGGAGTGAGGCGGGGTTGAGGGCCGCGCTGGAGCGGGGGGACCTGGAGGAGGCGCTTTGGCAGCTGGTAGGGCTTTTCGCCGAGCGGGGCCTGGACCCCGAGAGCGCCTTAAGAAGGCGCTCCCTCAGGGCCTGCCGGGAGGGCTAG